One part of the Marinitoga hydrogenitolerans DSM 16785 genome encodes these proteins:
- a CDS encoding MFS transporter, with protein sequence MKKNLRFILFLPFLQVFVQVGIASSFPQLTEMFGSTLLASTFIGITPLVSILFGSFWGRILESKGESKTFLYSMALWSTALYLSGMSMKLPILAIVFRALQGIADSALFSNALTVITKADFSEKEQTKYFGLIEFLASFGAVMGPLVIGTGFIYMSYYVLMTVGIILFITTLFVYKQLPVIEIHLEKAKKQVTKFSPRIFLAAFFGILTLAVIVGFQATMPFFIEKYINNPIFGKIYISIFALALMLGNLFKHKISGIKIWIPLTTFATLILSMFVGSNSIVGFLFLIIISGLFLGLSLTMSSEYASYLSVGFEEKGMAVFSAFRISGNFFGPYLSIFYSIGGMNFFILALSLISLVSTFFLFNFKKNFNEIKEI encoded by the coding sequence TTGAAGAAAAATTTAAGATTTATTTTATTTTTACCATTTTTACAAGTGTTTGTTCAAGTTGGAATAGCCTCATCGTTTCCACAGTTAACAGAAATGTTTGGATCAACATTACTTGCAAGTACCTTTATAGGTATAACACCATTAGTATCAATTCTTTTTGGTTCTTTTTGGGGTAGAATTTTAGAAAGTAAAGGTGAAAGCAAAACATTTTTATACTCTATGGCATTATGGAGTACAGCATTATATTTATCAGGTATGTCAATGAAATTACCTATTTTAGCAATAGTATTTCGTGCATTACAAGGAATAGCAGATTCAGCATTATTTTCTAATGCTTTAACAGTAATAACAAAAGCCGATTTTTCTGAAAAAGAACAAACAAAATATTTTGGACTTATTGAATTTTTAGCAAGTTTTGGTGCAGTAATGGGTCCTCTTGTTATTGGAACAGGATTTATTTATATGTCTTATTATGTATTAATGACTGTTGGTATTATTTTATTTATAACGACATTGTTTGTGTATAAACAATTACCAGTTATAGAAATACATTTAGAAAAAGCAAAGAAACAAGTCACTAAATTTTCACCAAGAATATTTTTAGCTGCATTTTTTGGGATTTTAACATTAGCAGTTATAGTTGGTTTTCAAGCAACAATGCCATTTTTTATTGAAAAATATATTAATAATCCAATATTTGGAAAAATTTATATATCAATATTCGCATTAGCTTTAATGCTCGGTAATTTATTTAAACATAAAATAAGTGGAATAAAAATTTGGATACCTTTAACAACATTTGCAACATTAATTTTATCAATGTTCGTTGGTTCTAATTCAATAGTTGGATTCTTATTTTTAATCATTATTTCTGGTTTATTCCTTGGACTTTCATTGACTATGAGTAGTGAATATGCATCATATTTATCTGTAGGTTTTGAAGAAAAAGGAATGGCAGTATTTTCTGCATTTAGAATAAGTGGTAATTTTTTTGGTCCATATTTATCCATATTTTATTCAATAGGCGGGATGAATTTCTTTATTTTAGCTTTATCATTAATTAGTTTAGTTTCAACATTTTTCTTGTTTAATTTTAAAAAAAATTTCAATGAAATAAAAGAAATATAA
- a CDS encoding diguanylate cyclase, which translates to MKSKFYNILIISLLLGGILFIFINTLIQISIEQKILYDMKSSINIIKNISSTVFHLQKERGLVNIYLNGEESIYNNILQENILVDENLKKLKNFNLTNTMYSMDVKLLENKINSIRQNYKKNKLTPIDTFLEYTQIINNLIDLYIYPIKEPTTSAIGKYLTSIYFLEKIKEYAGEFRGIFSSIIKKENISDTEYFLLDRSFYMLTEFPTFNGFPLSKETYNKIKKVESEYIYKDIMNYYELFENKSKDLLTLNPETVFNNLTNLVDFFQTMIDEELSTLEVKVNTNIKYKKNSIFIDFLLLIFSIILFVFILKNYYKLINTKNKLKYLASHDRLTNLSNRNLFFEKAENILALADRNNLKYAIMFIDIDNFKKVNDYFGHDNGDTILKNFANILKRYLRTSDVISRFGGDEFLILMQYKKIEDIFVVAKKLNEKMYKKFTNKNSSFFTSLSIGISLFPEHSKNLDELIKYADIAMYEAKKTKNNIKIYKPGD; encoded by the coding sequence ATGAAATCAAAATTTTATAATATTTTAATAATTTCATTATTGCTTGGTGGAATTTTATTTATTTTTATCAACACTCTGATACAAATTAGCATTGAACAAAAAATACTATATGATATGAAAAGTTCAATAAATATAATAAAAAACATATCATCAACAGTCTTTCATCTACAAAAAGAAAGAGGTTTGGTTAATATATATTTAAATGGTGAAGAGAGTATTTATAATAATATACTTCAAGAAAATATTTTAGTCGATGAAAATTTAAAAAAATTAAAAAATTTCAATTTAACTAATACTATGTATTCAATGGATGTAAAACTATTAGAAAATAAAATTAATTCAATTCGTCAAAATTATAAAAAAAACAAATTAACTCCTATTGATACTTTTTTAGAATATACTCAAATAATTAATAATTTAATAGATTTATATATATATCCTATAAAAGAACCAACGACATCCGCTATAGGGAAATATTTAACTTCTATTTATTTTTTAGAAAAAATTAAGGAATATGCTGGAGAATTTAGAGGTATTTTTTCCTCTATTATAAAAAAAGAAAATATTTCAGATACAGAATATTTCTTATTAGATAGAAGTTTTTATATGTTAACAGAGTTTCCTACTTTTAATGGTTTTCCCTTAAGCAAAGAAACCTATAATAAAATTAAAAAGGTTGAATCAGAATATATTTATAAAGATATAATGAATTATTACGAATTATTTGAAAATAAATCTAAAGACTTATTAACGCTTAATCCTGAAACTGTTTTCAACAATTTAACAAATTTAGTTGATTTTTTTCAAACTATGATTGATGAGGAATTATCAACCCTTGAAGTAAAAGTAAATACTAATATAAAATATAAAAAAAATTCTATTTTTATTGATTTCTTACTTTTAATTTTTAGTATAATTTTATTCGTTTTTATATTAAAAAACTATTATAAATTAATAAATACTAAAAACAAGCTTAAATATTTAGCTTCACATGACAGATTAACAAATCTATCAAATAGAAACTTATTTTTTGAAAAAGCTGAAAATATATTAGCTTTAGCTGATAGAAATAATTTAAAATATGCTATAATGTTTATTGATATTGATAATTTTAAAAAAGTAAATGACTATTTTGGTCATGATAATGGTGATACTATATTAAAGAATTTTGCTAATATTCTAAAACGTTATTTAAGAACTTCAGATGTCATTTCTAGATTTGGTGGTGACGAATTTCTAATTTTAATGCAATATAAAAAAATTGAAGATATATTTGTTGTAGCAAAAAAATTAAATGAAAAAATGTATAAAAAATTTACTAATAAAAATAGTTCCTTTTTTACTTCTTTAAGCATAGGAATATCTCTTTTTCCTGAACATTCAAAAAATTTAGATGAATTAATAAAATATGCTGATATTGCCATGTATGAGGCAAAAAAAACTAAAAATAATATAAAAATATATAAACCAGGAGATTGA